In Akkermansiaceae bacterium, a single genomic region encodes these proteins:
- a CDS encoding serine hydrolase, producing MLRNLLFTLLAVSGTLGTAHADKALAEAALAFKDKVPAGCIVTGELRDGQVTYSVVGKAEPDGVPPERRAFEIGSITKVITGVLLAQTVIEKKARLDSTLAELLGPDFKFADPKVGKITLLHLSTHTSGLPRLPGNMGPDPDANPDPYSLYDLAKLKEFLGRVMLKGEPPHEASYSNLGVGLLGEMLALVHGSSWNALVKEKVTGPLGMKDTMMVPGEDLRKRLAPPYHDNVPGHEWTFQAMAGAGALRSTAADLMIFGQAMIEPEKTPIADAIRDMMQVHAPYPSAGGEIGLGIMIGKLDGDRDYMHTGGTGGYRTALQVVPAKKSVRVILINNDNLPAEVVLRAVRSDKKAEAAEEVALTEAQLDAYTGVYEMGPTARFTILRRGKALYSRLTGQPFFPVKYIGNDRFRYDVVAADLQFVKEGDAVKSLTLFQNGREMPAKRNGDPLPVILFPSAAELAAYTGEYELVPGKVLTITVKADTMFAQLTGQPALPAFQTKADYFELDVVKAALEFQKDPAGKVTGLTLHQSGKHQARKR from the coding sequence ATGCTCCGGAATCTCCTGTTCACCCTGCTCGCTGTCTCGGGCACCCTGGGAACCGCCCATGCTGACAAGGCGCTCGCGGAAGCGGCGCTCGCCTTCAAGGACAAGGTTCCCGCAGGCTGCATCGTCACCGGGGAGCTGCGCGACGGCCAGGTCACGTATTCCGTAGTCGGAAAAGCGGAGCCGGATGGTGTTCCCCCGGAGCGCCGTGCCTTCGAGATCGGCTCGATAACGAAGGTCATTACCGGCGTCCTGCTCGCGCAGACCGTCATCGAGAAAAAGGCGCGGCTGGATTCCACCCTGGCGGAACTGCTTGGGCCGGACTTCAAATTCGCGGACCCGAAGGTCGGCAAGATCACCTTGCTCCACCTCTCCACCCACACCAGCGGCCTGCCCCGTCTCCCGGGGAACATGGGGCCGGACCCGGATGCGAATCCGGATCCCTATTCGCTCTACGATCTGGCAAAACTGAAGGAGTTCCTCGGCAGAGTCATGCTGAAGGGCGAGCCGCCGCATGAGGCATCCTATTCCAACCTAGGGGTCGGCCTGCTCGGGGAGATGCTCGCCCTCGTCCATGGATCTTCATGGAACGCGCTGGTGAAGGAAAAGGTCACCGGCCCGCTGGGCATGAAGGACACCATGATGGTTCCGGGTGAAGACCTGCGGAAACGGCTCGCTCCGCCGTATCATGACAACGTGCCGGGGCATGAGTGGACTTTCCAGGCGATGGCGGGTGCGGGTGCGCTCCGTTCCACCGCGGCGGATCTCATGATCTTCGGCCAGGCGATGATCGAGCCGGAGAAGACCCCCATCGCGGATGCCATCCGTGACATGATGCAGGTCCATGCACCCTATCCATCCGCGGGGGGGGAGATCGGCCTCGGCATCATGATCGGGAAGCTGGACGGGGACCGTGACTACATGCACACCGGCGGCACCGGCGGCTACCGCACCGCCTTGCAGGTCGTCCCCGCGAAGAAATCCGTCCGCGTGATCCTCATCAACAATGACAATCTGCCGGCGGAGGTCGTGCTGCGGGCGGTGAGGAGTGACAAGAAAGCGGAGGCGGCGGAAGAAGTGGCCCTCACGGAGGCACAACTCGACGCCTACACCGGGGTCTATGAAATGGGGCCGACCGCGCGCTTCACCATCCTGCGCCGTGGAAAGGCGCTCTATTCCCGCCTCACCGGGCAGCCCTTCTTTCCCGTGAAGTACATCGGCAACGACCGCTTCCGGTATGATGTGGTGGCGGCGGATCTCCAATTCGTGAAAGAAGGTGACGCCGTGAAATCCCTCACGCTTTTCCAGAATGGCCGTGAGATGCCTGCCAAGCGGAATGGTGATCCGTTGCCCGTTATCCTTTTCCCAAGTGCCGCGGAGCTGGCTGCCTACACCGGCGAGTATGAACTGGTCCCGGGAAAGGTCCTCACCATCACGGTAAAAGCGGACACGATGTTCGCCCAACTCACCGGCCAACCCGCCCTTCCCGCCTTCCAGACGAAGGCGGATTACTTCGAGCTGGATGTGGTGAAGGCCGCACTGGAGTTCCAGAAGGATCCAGCAGGAAAGGTCACCGGGCTGACACTTCACCAGAGCGGAAAGCACCAGGCCCGGAAACGCTGA